Proteins from one Ananas comosus cultivar F153 linkage group 5, ASM154086v1, whole genome shotgun sequence genomic window:
- the LOC109710042 gene encoding 26.5 kDa heat shock protein, mitochondrial produces the protein MEDSWNCSSSSFSSGAATQADDAASKVPAAAEKREVATSSRRGRRGRLWRSPWDLVPFRLNTDGLGNALMRVSENLNRVLENWMPSRLLGRMKEDDSCYKLRFEVPGLSKDDIRITVEDGMLVVTGERKEEEALDEDEDQGGWYSQRYGFYNTSLLLPDDAEVAHIKAEVKNGVLYVTIPRSAERRRNVTEVKIQ, from the exons ATGGAGGATTCTTGGAAttgctcctcctcttctttctcttcggGAGCTGCCACACAGGCTGATGACGCTGCTAGTAAAGTCCCAGCAGCAGCAGAGAAACGGGAGGTGGCTACTTCTTCAAGGCGGGGCAGGCGGGGCCGATTGTGGAGGAGCCCCTGGGACTTGGTTCCCTTCCGCCTCAACACTGACG gGCTCGGGAATGCGCTGATGCGGGTGTCGGAGAATCTGAACAGGGTGCTGGAGAACTGGATGCCGTCTCGCCTGCTGGGCCGCATGAAGGAAGACGACAGCTGCTACAAGCTGCGGTTCGAGGTGCCGGGGCTGAGCAAGGACGACATACGGATCACGGTGGAGGACGGGATGCTGGTGGTGACGGGCGAACGCAAGGAGGAAGAAGCCCTCGATGAGGACGAAGACCAAGGCGGCTGGTACTCGCAGAGATACGGATTCTACAACACCAGCCTTTTGCTGCCCGACGATGCCGAGGTGGCGCACATCAAAGCCGAGGTCAAGAATGGGGTCCTCTACGTTACCATTCCCAGGTCTGCAGAGAGGAGGCGGAATGTTACGGAGGTGAAAATCCAATAG
- the LOC109710457 gene encoding uncharacterized protein LOC109710457 isoform X1 — MERKWSPIKSVRSFMGLVSICLKSVKQMLAANVRARWRSFLSSRGCLGCCSKPTPVIAVDEPSKGLRIQGQTVKKASVSEDFWSTSTYEMENSAVQSQRSISSISISAQIADHHGAGSSSNPPEYVNHVLGLILWNQTRQQWLGNKRSDARLQQVREPKLSWNATYESLLGTNKPFPLSIPLSEMVDFLVDIWEQEGLYD; from the exons ATGGAGAGAAAATGGTCCCCGATCAAATCAGTTCGCTCGTTCATGGGGTTAGTTTCGATCTGTCTGAAATCTGTGAAGCAAATGCTCGCAGCAAATGTCAGGGCAAGATGGAGGTCCTTTCTCAGT AGCAGAGGTTGTCTTGGATGCTGTTCAAAGCCTACTCCAGTAATTGCAGTTGATGAACCTTCAAAGGGCCTAAGAATCCAAGGTCAAACTGTAAAAAAGGCCAGTGTTTCTGAGGATTTTTGGAGTACAAGCACGTATGAGATGGAGAACAGTGCAGTTCAATCTCAAAGGAGCATCTCTTCGATCAGCATATCAGCTCAAATAGCTGATCATCATGGAGCTGGAAGCAGCAGTAACCCTCCTGAATATGTGAATCATG TATTAGGCCTTATTCTTTGGAATCAGACTAGACAGCAGTGGCTTGGAAACAAAAGGTCTGATGCCCGGTTGCAACAAGTTCGAGAACCAAAGTTAAG CTGGAATGCGACGTATGAGAGTCTGCTGGGGACCAACAAGCCATTTCCGCTGTCCATTCCTCTATCT GAGATGGTAGATTTTCTCGTGGACATCTGGGAGCAGGAGGGGTTGTATGAttag
- the LOC109710457 gene encoding uncharacterized protein LOC109710457 isoform X2 → MERKWSPIKSVRSFMGLVSICLKSVKQMLAANVRARWRSFLSSRGCLGCCSKPTPVIAVDEPSKGLRIQGQTVKKASVSEDFWSTSTYEMENSAVQSQRSISSISISAQIADHHGAGSSSNPPEYVNHGLILWNQTRQQWLGNKRSDARLQQVREPKLSWNATYESLLGTNKPFPLSIPLSEMVDFLVDIWEQEGLYD, encoded by the exons ATGGAGAGAAAATGGTCCCCGATCAAATCAGTTCGCTCGTTCATGGGGTTAGTTTCGATCTGTCTGAAATCTGTGAAGCAAATGCTCGCAGCAAATGTCAGGGCAAGATGGAGGTCCTTTCTCAGT AGCAGAGGTTGTCTTGGATGCTGTTCAAAGCCTACTCCAGTAATTGCAGTTGATGAACCTTCAAAGGGCCTAAGAATCCAAGGTCAAACTGTAAAAAAGGCCAGTGTTTCTGAGGATTTTTGGAGTACAAGCACGTATGAGATGGAGAACAGTGCAGTTCAATCTCAAAGGAGCATCTCTTCGATCAGCATATCAGCTCAAATAGCTGATCATCATGGAGCTGGAAGCAGCAGTAACCCTCCTGAATATGTGAATCATG GCCTTATTCTTTGGAATCAGACTAGACAGCAGTGGCTTGGAAACAAAAGGTCTGATGCCCGGTTGCAACAAGTTCGAGAACCAAAGTTAAG CTGGAATGCGACGTATGAGAGTCTGCTGGGGACCAACAAGCCATTTCCGCTGTCCATTCCTCTATCT GAGATGGTAGATTTTCTCGTGGACATCTGGGAGCAGGAGGGGTTGTATGAttag
- the LOC109710457 gene encoding uncharacterized protein LOC109710457 isoform X5 yields the protein MHGSRGCLGCCSKPTPVIAVDEPSKGLRIQGQTVKKASVSEDFWSTSTYEMENSAVQSQRSISSISISAQIADHHGAGSSSNPPEYVNHVLGLILWNQTRQQWLGNKRSDARLQQVREPKLSWNATYESLLGTNKPFPLSIPLSEMVDFLVDIWEQEGLYD from the exons ATGCATGGG AGCAGAGGTTGTCTTGGATGCTGTTCAAAGCCTACTCCAGTAATTGCAGTTGATGAACCTTCAAAGGGCCTAAGAATCCAAGGTCAAACTGTAAAAAAGGCCAGTGTTTCTGAGGATTTTTGGAGTACAAGCACGTATGAGATGGAGAACAGTGCAGTTCAATCTCAAAGGAGCATCTCTTCGATCAGCATATCAGCTCAAATAGCTGATCATCATGGAGCTGGAAGCAGCAGTAACCCTCCTGAATATGTGAATCATG TATTAGGCCTTATTCTTTGGAATCAGACTAGACAGCAGTGGCTTGGAAACAAAAGGTCTGATGCCCGGTTGCAACAAGTTCGAGAACCAAAGTTAAG CTGGAATGCGACGTATGAGAGTCTGCTGGGGACCAACAAGCCATTTCCGCTGTCCATTCCTCTATCT GAGATGGTAGATTTTCTCGTGGACATCTGGGAGCAGGAGGGGTTGTATGAttag
- the LOC109710457 gene encoding uncharacterized protein LOC109710457 isoform X3, with translation MLFCRPFSAWIRHLLACMGGCLGCCSKPTPVIAVDEPSKGLRIQGQTVKKASVSEDFWSTSTYEMENSAVQSQRSISSISISAQIADHHGAGSSSNPPEYVNHVLGLILWNQTRQQWLGNKRSDARLQQVREPKLSWNATYESLLGTNKPFPLSIPLSEMVDFLVDIWEQEGLYD, from the exons ATGCTCTTCTGTAGGCCCTTCTCTGCTTGGATCCGACATCTTCTCGCATGCATGGG AGGTTGTCTTGGATGCTGTTCAAAGCCTACTCCAGTAATTGCAGTTGATGAACCTTCAAAGGGCCTAAGAATCCAAGGTCAAACTGTAAAAAAGGCCAGTGTTTCTGAGGATTTTTGGAGTACAAGCACGTATGAGATGGAGAACAGTGCAGTTCAATCTCAAAGGAGCATCTCTTCGATCAGCATATCAGCTCAAATAGCTGATCATCATGGAGCTGGAAGCAGCAGTAACCCTCCTGAATATGTGAATCATG TATTAGGCCTTATTCTTTGGAATCAGACTAGACAGCAGTGGCTTGGAAACAAAAGGTCTGATGCCCGGTTGCAACAAGTTCGAGAACCAAAGTTAAG CTGGAATGCGACGTATGAGAGTCTGCTGGGGACCAACAAGCCATTTCCGCTGTCCATTCCTCTATCT GAGATGGTAGATTTTCTCGTGGACATCTGGGAGCAGGAGGGGTTGTATGAttag
- the LOC109710457 gene encoding uncharacterized protein LOC109710457 isoform X4, which produces MLFCRPFSAWIRHLLACMGGCLGCCSKPTPVIAVDEPSKGLRIQGQTVKKASVSEDFWSTSTYEMENSAVQSQRSISSISISAQIADHHGAGSSSNPPEYVNHGLILWNQTRQQWLGNKRSDARLQQVREPKLSWNATYESLLGTNKPFPLSIPLSEMVDFLVDIWEQEGLYD; this is translated from the exons ATGCTCTTCTGTAGGCCCTTCTCTGCTTGGATCCGACATCTTCTCGCATGCATGGG AGGTTGTCTTGGATGCTGTTCAAAGCCTACTCCAGTAATTGCAGTTGATGAACCTTCAAAGGGCCTAAGAATCCAAGGTCAAACTGTAAAAAAGGCCAGTGTTTCTGAGGATTTTTGGAGTACAAGCACGTATGAGATGGAGAACAGTGCAGTTCAATCTCAAAGGAGCATCTCTTCGATCAGCATATCAGCTCAAATAGCTGATCATCATGGAGCTGGAAGCAGCAGTAACCCTCCTGAATATGTGAATCATG GCCTTATTCTTTGGAATCAGACTAGACAGCAGTGGCTTGGAAACAAAAGGTCTGATGCCCGGTTGCAACAAGTTCGAGAACCAAAGTTAAG CTGGAATGCGACGTATGAGAGTCTGCTGGGGACCAACAAGCCATTTCCGCTGTCCATTCCTCTATCT GAGATGGTAGATTTTCTCGTGGACATCTGGGAGCAGGAGGGGTTGTATGAttag